The proteins below come from a single Trachemys scripta elegans isolate TJP31775 chromosome 16, CAS_Tse_1.0, whole genome shotgun sequence genomic window:
- the LOC117888915 gene encoding maestro heat-like repeat-containing protein family member 2B, translated as MYLKLTLIQNVTEISCAILETSDSQEFEFSYKQELLGYMLDFIKKEPLDSLASPVRYKAILAIGHLSKLKPSLTLEENHELLDECFKSLFPLPPLEKMKEEGETAKDALHIQVRDNNSPLAPSTVFLPSRHWVMAVTHGLPGKVMVSFPRPTHTNDPC; from the exons ATGTACCTAAAATTAACCCTCATCCAGAATGTCACGGAGATTAGCTGTGCCATCTTGGAGACCAGCGACTCCCAGGAGTTCGAATTCTCTTACAAACAGGAGCTCCTTGGCTACATGCTG GACTTCATTAAAAAGGAACCACTGGATTCCCTGGCATCTCCAGTTCGCTACAAGGCAATTCTTGCCATTGGACATCTGAG CAAACTCAAACCATCTTTGACCTTGGAGGAAAACCATGAGCTCCTTGATGAGTGTTTCAAAAGtttatttccccttcctcccttggAGAAGATGAAAGAGGAAGGCGAGACAGCAAAGGATGCTCTGCATATACAGGTACGTGACAACAATTCTCCTCTGGCACCATCCACTGTATTTCTGCCCAGCAGGCACTGGGTGATGGCAGTCACACATGGCCTCCCTGGCAAGGTTATGGTTAGCTTTCCCCGgcccacacacacaaatgatcCGTGCTGA
- the LOC117888912 gene encoding maestro heat-like repeat-containing protein family member 2A — MENHAELLDCVVLLARSSPDDLIAFLLSQLEIENEAVRVASLNLLSAIVGADLPETRVKNFLIVKAVKSTFSDQTAKVRKAVLHFIRRLLSSGSVENCAAWDMVAHVFREFSVSTSKLVRRVLNT; from the exons ATGGAAAATCACGCAGAGCTGTTGGATTGTGTAGTTCTGCTAG CCCGTTCTTCTCCTGATGATCTGATAGCATTTCTGCTCTCGCAGCTGGAGATTGAGAATGAGGCTGTTCGTGTGGCCTCTTTGAATCTGCTCAGTGCTATTGTTGGTGCCGACT TGCCCGAGACAAGAGTTAAAAACTTTCTGATTGTGAAGGCAGTGAAATCCACTTTCAGTGATCAGACTGCTAAG GTGAGGAAGGCAGTTCTTCATTTCATCAGGAGGCTGCTCAGTTCAGGAAGTGTGGAGAATTGTGCAGCATGGGATATGGTAGCACATGTTTTCCGCGAGTTCAGTGTGTCCACCAGCAAACTGGTAAGGAGAGTTCTTAACACGTAG
- the LOC117888913 gene encoding maestro heat-like repeat-containing protein family member 2B, whose protein sequence is MTQVLWPRLLEYVVPAQYTGTLKPLCRCLRELVEKKQQEGEEAACLDYSGPVKLPTPQGLLARLLVVASSPYEREGHGCAALQLLEALHHNIHAAVGEMWVLNIPPLLQYIEGNTENSLDHERWEHMLLQFLRTSLEMIGDSAWSSQISLELSQQMAGYASPSKEKSFLYKALGTSLAVCQDLVHVKSQTHKFLTTTDCMEAPEREGVISILAFSAENHLDLTLNALQEFGAAMSKVKISGFIGRLKDYHHGKRGKTRSTLMLTYSNVAVHAPKDQLLSRVEADITGNILHHYRASCRVSDCWH, encoded by the exons ATGACCCAA GTGTTATGGCCAAGGCTTCTGGAGTATGTGGTGCCAGCTCAGTACACTGGTACTTTGAAGCCTCTCTGCAGATGCCTTAGGGAACTGGTTGAGAAAAAGCAGCAGGAAGGAGAAGAAGCTGCTTGCCTCGACTACAGTGGACCAG TGAAACTCCCTACACCCCAGGGGCTGCTGGCACGACTCCTG GTAGTAGCTTCATCCCCTTATGAAAGAGAAGGACATGGATGTGCTGCCTTGCAATTACTTGAGGCCCTGCACCACAATATCCACGCAGCAGTGGGTGAGATGTGGGTACTAAATATCCCACCTCTGCTGCAGTACATTGAAG GAAACACAGAGAATTCCCTGGACCATGAACGGTGGGAACACATGCTGCTTCAG TTCCTAAGAACATCTCTGGAGATGATAGGTGacagtgcctggagcagccagATAAGCCTTGAGTTGAGCCAGCAGATGGCCGGCTATGCCAGCCCCTCCAAAGAGAAG AGTTTCCTGTATAAGGCACTAGGAACGTCCTTAGCAGTTTGTCAGGACCTGGTCCACGTTAAATCACAGACTCATAAATTTCTGACGACAACAGATTGTATGGAAGCCCCTGAGAGAGAG GGAGTCATTTCCATCCTCGCATTCTCTGCTGAGAACCACTTGGACCTCACCTTGAACGCACTTCAGGAGTTTGGGGCTGCAATGAGCAAGGTTAAGATTTCTGGGTTCATCGGCCGCCTGAAG GACTACCACCATGGGAAAAGAGGCAAGACTCGCAGCACCCTGATGCTGACATACAGCAACGTGGCTGTTCATGCTCCAAAAGACCAGCTTCTCTCCCGAGTAGAGGCAGACATCACAGGGAACATCCTTCACCATTACAGAGCCAGTTGTCGG GTGTCTGACTGCTGGCACTGA